In Besnoitia besnoiti strain Bb-Ger1 chromosome I, whole genome shotgun sequence, the genomic window ctgtcgaacgagagagaaaacggagGAAAGAGAGACTTCTTTACAATGGTACGCGCGCCTTCGGTGTTGCTGCCGTTCTTCCCCTCACACTGCTTTTTCCTGTTTTTTCCGGGACGGGGGCGATATGCGGCGAACGTTAGAAAATAACGAAATGTGGCGGTGTATGAGATTGGACCGTGTTTTCTCTGATGCCTTTTTTCCCCTGGTGCTTGTTTAAAGTATGCGCATGTCGTATTTGAAGCTTTCCCCCACGCCATGAAATATCCGGCAGTACTAGGGATTCGAATGCTGATTTAATCTGAACCTACTGCTGCAGTTTGTTTATGCAGTTGGTTGTGTGTACTATCGTCTTAATTTCAGCTCACTGTAGTGTCCCTCTCTTTTCGTGGGGTTAGACTGGAGTGGGATACGGGCAGAGGTCGACggtttcctcgctctcgcaaAGATTCTCTACGGCGGGGGAAGTGCGAATCTAGTGATTCGCGTGGTTAGCTCTCTGTCTGAGACAGCGTTGTTGACATTTTCCATTGTTTTCGTTGCACCAATTccctcgctggcgacggGTGCCTTCGCATGCAGGGGGTTTCTGCGCGATCGTTAGATGGGTGGGCAGCCGTGGGCCTCTCAAAGTCTTGTCTGCTTCAGTTCGTCCGCGTGTTTggagcgaagcagaggccAGGCGGTTGGAGTCGTTTCAGCTGTGTGGCGTCCCGCCATGTATTTATTGTGAAGCATCCCTGCGTAGAATGCGTGTTTGttctcttccgcgcctcaGGCGTCCATGAAGAAGGGTTCGTCGAGCGCTaagggcagcagcggaggaaagaagaagctgccCGCGGCACCTCTCAGCAGCAAGGCTGGCAAGAAGGTCCAGAAGTCGCCGATCTTCTCGAAGACGCCCAGGAACTTCCGTGTCGGCGGCAACATCCAGCCCCGACGCGACCTCAGCAGGTTCGTCTGGCTGGCAGATTTGCCTTTTTTTAGTCTCGAACTTCTTTGTGCTTGCAGGCATTCTTTGGCGATCAAGGCTTGCTGGAAGGGCAGTAAGGGGGATAGGGGATTCACAGTGCGTGTCGCCATTGTTCCCTCAAGCTTGAGGCTGATTTCGGCGTGGCGTTAGACGTGCGAGTTCGAGCTCTCTTTCGTTGGTGGAACTGCGCCCTGTCCGGCGCGGGTTGTCAGTGTCTGTTATTGAGTCTCCAAAGGCATatgcagacgccgctggTAGTGGAAGGGGTGTCAGTCCAAACTAATCCACCCCATCTGTCGGCGTTGCGTGTTCAGATTCGTGAAGTGGCCCAAGTACGTTCTGCTCCAGCGTCAGCGCAAAGTGCTGATGCAGCGCCTGAAGGTTCCGCCTGCGATCAACCAGTTCACCCACACTCTGGACAAGAACCAAACCTCCCAGCTcatgcgcctcctcgccaaGTACAAGCCCGAGACTCGCGctgagaagaagcagcgcctGATCCAGGAGGCCGAGAGGCAaagcgctggcggcgccgctggcggcaaGAAACCCGTCATGATCAAGTACGGTATCAACCATGTTACTGATCTGATCGAGatcaagaaggcgaagctcGTCGTCATCGCCCACGATGTCACCCCCGTCGAGCTGGTCTGCTGGATTCCGCAGCTCTGCCGCAAGAAGGAGGTAAGCTGCACGAGAAATATACTTCTTTAATAACTAAAGCGTCTCCAACGGGGTATGCACAGTGCGACACAGCCAGAGCCGATGAGTCGGCTTGTCGTGGCGGGTGCGTTGTGTGTGTTTCCAGCGGACTGCTGCTTATGGAGTCATAGAACCGTTTGCGGTTGTACCGCGTTAGTGGACTGGATAGGATACTGGGGGGTCAGAAGTGTGGGTTACTCGCACTTGacctctctccgccgtttTTTTCACTTCAGGTCCCGTACTGCATTGTCAAGGGCAAGAGCCGCCTGGGCCAGTTGGTTCACCAGAAAAACTGCCCGGTCCTGGCCATCGACAACGTCAGAAAGGAGGTACGCACTGCGACTGCGCCCGGTATTTGAAAGGCATTGTGTGTGGCTACTCCATTCGATACTGTATTTCATTCGTGGCAAGTCGCTCCGAGGCATGGCGCTTGGTTTTCGAGCTCTGCTTCCCTGGCATTGTGGATCCGATATAGATGCCCCTTGAAGCTCTGTGGCGACATGCAACGTCCTGTGGAGGTGGTGTCAACATGTAGGAACCTAAACGGAGCACATGATGATACTCTCTGACGCACGACGGGCAGCATTCGTTGCCTGCTGTGGGTGACCGTTTTTCGTCTTCAAAGTTCACTGAGGCTCCTCCTACGTATATCTGTTGCGCCTTTCTCATATTCGTGGCACTTTTCTCCGCATCAAGCACACTCTGGCGAGCGGAGGATAATCGGCCGTGCTAACTTTTCGCTTAAGGGTTAACTTATGACTGTACATTCACCCGTCCATCGGGCACACGCGTTGGCAAGAGTATTCGCGAGGTTGTGACGTTTTGTTGTTTGTGTGGACATATTTTCTCTCTCAGGACCAAGCTgagctggaggcgcagtGCAAATTGTATCGTTCCATGTTCAACGACAATTCagaagcgcgccgccgctggggtGGTGGTGTCAACGGCATCAAGTCtcagcacgcgcagcagaagaaggagaagctcATCAACATtgagctgaagaagaagatggGTCTCCAGTTGGCATGAGAATATGTCGTTGCACGTTGTTCTACCCTGCGTTTTGTGACGGAATGGGGTATCGGCTTGACTTGGACCGGCGGCGTGCAGGGGATAGCATCTGTCGTGCCATGCCCCCAGGTCTAAGGTGTGAACTGCGGCTGAGGCCTATGCTAGACTTTCCTTTGCTCTCGTGAATCGGTGTCTTCACTTTGAGGCCAGAAAAGGGCCGGATACGTTTTTCATTGGTAAGCATCGTGGACCTCTCGCAATCGATGCGTCTCAAATACGAGAGCTGTAACGGACGCTTGCAGCAGATTTCCCAGCCGCTTTCAGCAACAGTTCGTTCTTGTAACTCAGACCGTCACTACTGCATGCATGATAGTCTTCGTCAATGTAC contains:
- a CDS encoding ribosomal protein RPL7A (encoded by transcript BESB_002330), with product MKKGSSSAKGSSGGKKKLPAAPLSSKAGKKVQKSPIFSKTPRNFRVGGNIQPRRDLSRFVKWPKYVLLQRQRKVLMQRLKVPPAINQFTHTLDKNQTSQLMRLLAKYKPETRAEKKQRLIQEAERQSAGGAAGGKKPVMIKYGINHVTDLIEIKKAKLVVIAHDVTPVELVCWIPQLCRKKEVPYCIVKGKSRLGQLVHQKNCPVLAIDNVRKEDQAELEAQCKLYRSMFNDNSEARRRWGGGVNGIKSQHAQQKKEKLINIELKKKMGLQLA